In Nocardia yunnanensis, one DNA window encodes the following:
- a CDS encoding lysophospholipid acyltransferase family protein, protein MSDVAKVIRLHDVDFETRHNRPSRVWPVGEPAALTPVTSLTDRLAEVEARQPKSLGELIRGTVADGVRYTADFARRRLTGDYQVDEFGLDEHLLESVILPMLRPLSDLWFRVEVSGIENVPEVGGALIVANHAGTVPLDGLMLQLAVHDRHPKQRALRILAADLIFETPIVGGLARKAGHTLACPADAERLLRAGEVAGVFPEGYKGIGKPYADRYKLQRFGRGGFVSAAVRTGVPIIPCSIVGSEEIYPKLADLKPLARLLGIPYFPVTPLFPHLGPLGAIPFPSKWYIEFGEPISTAGYEPTDADDPMTMFEITDQVRETIQGTLYKNLIKRRNPFTG, encoded by the coding sequence ATGAGTGATGTAGCGAAGGTGATTCGACTTCACGACGTCGACTTCGAGACGCGGCACAATCGCCCGTCTCGGGTGTGGCCGGTGGGGGAGCCGGCCGCGTTGACCCCGGTGACCTCGCTGACCGATCGGCTCGCCGAAGTCGAAGCGCGTCAGCCCAAGTCGCTGGGCGAGCTGATCCGGGGGACCGTCGCCGACGGGGTTCGCTACACCGCCGATTTCGCGCGCCGCCGCCTCACCGGCGACTACCAGGTCGACGAATTCGGTTTGGACGAGCACCTGCTCGAATCGGTGATCCTGCCGATGCTGCGGCCGCTGTCGGACCTGTGGTTCCGGGTCGAGGTGTCGGGCATCGAGAACGTGCCGGAGGTGGGCGGCGCGCTGATCGTCGCCAACCACGCCGGCACCGTGCCGCTGGACGGGCTGATGCTGCAGCTGGCCGTGCACGACCGGCACCCCAAGCAGCGGGCGCTGCGCATCCTGGCCGCGGACCTGATCTTCGAGACGCCGATCGTGGGCGGGCTGGCCCGCAAGGCCGGCCACACCCTGGCCTGCCCGGCGGATGCCGAAAGGCTGTTGCGCGCGGGCGAAGTCGCGGGCGTGTTCCCGGAGGGCTACAAGGGCATCGGCAAGCCGTACGCGGACCGGTACAAGCTGCAGCGGTTCGGCCGTGGCGGTTTCGTGTCGGCGGCGGTGCGCACCGGGGTGCCGATCATTCCGTGCTCGATCGTGGGTTCGGAGGAGATCTATCCGAAGCTGGCGGATCTGAAACCGTTGGCGCGCCTGCTCGGCATCCCGTATTTCCCGGTGACGCCGCTGTTTCCGCATCTGGGCCCGCTGGGCGCGATCCCGTTCCCGTCCAAGTGGTACATCGAATTCGGCGAACCGATTTCGACCGCCGGATACGAACCCACGGATGCGGACGATCCGATGACGATGTTCGAAATCACCGACCAGGTCCGCGAAACCATTCAGGGCACGCTCTACAAGAACCTGATCAAGCGCCGTAATCCGTTCACGGGATAG
- a CDS encoding HAD family hydrolase, whose product MPERSKEPGAGFIAGRFGEFAPRWGQGLADLQDQFNRITRSPFGPSEEEVRANLAGEASADAALALHDAELALRGEDDDTPPRSVPRDLTAAAFFDVDNTMVQGASIVHFARGLAARKYFKTSDLVDMAWKQVKFRVTGKENHSDMASGKEKALSFIAGRPTAELAALGEEIYDEIIADKIWPGTRALAQMHLDAGQQVWLVTATPVELAQVIAKRLGLTGALGTVAESEDGVFTGRLVGDILHGLGKAHAVRTLAIREGLNLKRCTAYSDSHNDVPMLSLVGTAVAINPDADLREVAKNRGWEIRDFRTGRKAAKVGVPTALALGAAGGAAAAVLSRKREAKAS is encoded by the coding sequence GTGCCGGAACGTTCGAAAGAGCCGGGGGCGGGATTCATCGCGGGACGCTTCGGCGAGTTCGCGCCGCGCTGGGGTCAGGGCCTGGCCGACCTGCAGGATCAGTTCAACCGCATCACGCGCAGCCCCTTCGGTCCCAGCGAGGAGGAGGTGCGCGCCAATCTGGCCGGTGAGGCCAGCGCGGACGCCGCCCTCGCCCTGCACGACGCCGAACTGGCCCTGCGCGGCGAGGACGACGACACGCCGCCCCGATCGGTTCCGCGCGATCTCACCGCGGCCGCGTTCTTCGACGTGGACAACACCATGGTGCAGGGCGCGTCGATCGTGCACTTCGCCCGCGGGCTGGCCGCGCGCAAGTACTTCAAGACCTCCGACCTCGTCGACATGGCGTGGAAGCAGGTCAAGTTCCGGGTGACCGGCAAGGAGAACCATTCGGACATGGCCTCGGGCAAGGAGAAGGCGCTGTCGTTCATCGCCGGCCGCCCGACCGCCGAACTCGCCGCGCTCGGCGAGGAGATCTACGACGAGATCATCGCCGACAAGATCTGGCCGGGCACCCGGGCGCTCGCGCAGATGCATCTGGACGCGGGCCAGCAGGTGTGGCTGGTCACCGCGACCCCGGTCGAACTGGCACAGGTCATCGCCAAACGGCTCGGGCTGACCGGCGCGCTGGGCACCGTCGCCGAGAGCGAGGACGGCGTGTTCACCGGCCGCCTGGTCGGCGACATCCTGCACGGGCTGGGCAAGGCGCACGCGGTGCGCACCCTGGCCATCCGCGAGGGCCTCAACCTCAAGCGCTGTACGGCCTACTCCGACAGCCACAACGACGTGCCGATGCTCTCGCTCGTCGGCACCGCTGTGGCCATCAATCCGGACGCGGATCTGCGCGAGGTCGCCAAGAACCGCGGCTGGGAAATCCGCGACTTCCGCACCGGCCGCAAGGCCGCCAAGGTCGGCGTGCCGACCGCGCTGGCACTCGGCGCGGCGGGCGGCGCCGCGGCTGCGGTGCTCTCGCGTAAGCGCGAAGCCAAGGCGAGCTGA
- a CDS encoding glutaredoxin family protein, with product MSDSTHGVTLLTRAGCGLCHTALEQLRPICAEFGIEVATVDVDAAAATDPGLRAEYGDRLPVVLLDGREHSYFDVDEPRLRADLAK from the coding sequence ATGAGCGATTCGACACATGGTGTGACGCTGTTGACCCGCGCGGGCTGCGGACTGTGCCATACGGCACTCGAACAATTGCGTCCGATCTGCGCGGAGTTCGGCATCGAGGTCGCCACGGTCGATGTGGACGCGGCCGCCGCGACCGATCCGGGCCTGCGCGCCGAATACGGGGATCGGCTGCCGGTGGTGCTCTTGGACGGCCGTGAGCACAGCTATTTCGACGTCGACGAGCCGCGATTGCGCGCCGACCTCGCGAAATAG
- a CDS encoding redox-sensing transcriptional repressor Rex, with amino-acid sequence MTEQHETPPTGVSKALQKDIPQATVARLATYLRVLAVLADDGVAIVSSEELAVAAGVGSAKLRKDLSFLGPNGVRGVGYDVIKLRDRIEDVLGLSEGHRVVLVGAGHLGRALVGYGGFRRRGFAMVGLFDNDPAVIGTAVCGLVVRDVAELADAVATLEPTIAVITVPDTAAQGVCDLLVDAGVQCILSFSALALDAPATVEVRRVDLAVEMQLLSFERARNAESAAEEAMSIAAAGVVTADVGVVSTPIRRVATIQTADTTSKGAVVQP; translated from the coding sequence GTGACAGAGCAGCACGAGACGCCGCCCACTGGCGTCTCCAAGGCTCTGCAGAAGGACATCCCGCAGGCCACGGTGGCCCGGCTGGCGACCTATCTCCGCGTGCTCGCCGTGCTCGCCGACGACGGTGTAGCCATCGTATCGAGTGAGGAACTGGCTGTCGCGGCGGGTGTCGGTTCGGCGAAGTTGCGCAAGGATCTTTCGTTCCTGGGGCCCAACGGCGTCCGCGGTGTCGGTTATGACGTGATCAAGCTGCGCGACCGCATCGAGGATGTGCTCGGTCTGTCCGAGGGCCATCGGGTGGTGCTGGTCGGCGCGGGTCATCTGGGCCGGGCGCTGGTCGGCTACGGCGGTTTCCGGCGGCGTGGTTTCGCCATGGTCGGGCTGTTCGACAACGATCCGGCGGTGATCGGCACGGCCGTGTGCGGACTGGTCGTTCGCGATGTGGCCGAATTGGCCGACGCCGTGGCCACTCTGGAGCCCACCATCGCCGTCATCACGGTGCCCGACACCGCCGCGCAGGGCGTATGCGATCTGCTGGTCGACGCGGGTGTGCAGTGCATTCTGAGCTTTTCGGCGCTGGCGCTCGACGCGCCCGCCACGGTCGAGGTGCGGCGGGTGGATCTCGCGGTGGAGATGCAGTTGCTGTCGTTCGAGCGGGCCCGCAACGCGGAATCGGCCGCCGAGGAAGCGATGAGCATCGCCGCGGCCGGTGTGGTCACCGCCGACGTCGGCGTGGTGTCCACCCCCATCCGCCGGGTGGCGACGATTCAAACCGCGGACACAACCAGCAAGGGAGCGGTGGTCCAGCCATGA
- a CDS encoding glutamyl-tRNA reductase, translating to MSVLLVGISHRSAPVSVLEKIAITETDRPKLTDKMLASSHVSEAMIVSTCNRIEVYAVVDAFHPALGEIGELLTRHSGLPLPELTKHAYVRYAEAAAEHLFAVASGLDSMVVGEQQILSQIRAAYSASDAQQASGRTLHELAQHALRVGKRVHSETGIDRAGASVVSVALDRARAVQGPLAGRTALVLGAGAMGGLAVAQLARGGAAKILVVNRTLEKAQRLANTATTMHGVDAEAIEIDRLDEAMVAADVVVTCTGAVGTVVTLADVHHALSAKAGTASAGRELVICDLGLPRDVDHAVAGLPGVTVIDMETLQRDPSAGAAADDTAAARTIVADELAKYLAGQRMAEVTPTVAALRQMAADVVEAELLRLDSRLPGLESGDREEVARTVRRVVDKLLHAPTVRVKQLASTPGGDSYAEALRELFELKPGAAQAVAAPMEISALQGELADDFTAAHPGDEPGVTA from the coding sequence ATGAGTGTGCTTCTCGTCGGGATCTCGCATCGCAGCGCACCGGTGTCGGTGCTCGAGAAGATCGCCATCACCGAGACCGACCGGCCCAAGCTGACCGACAAGATGCTGGCCTCCAGTCACGTCTCCGAGGCCATGATCGTCTCCACCTGCAACCGCATCGAGGTGTACGCGGTCGTCGACGCCTTCCACCCGGCGCTGGGCGAGATCGGCGAATTGCTCACCCGGCATTCGGGTCTGCCGCTGCCGGAGCTGACCAAGCACGCCTACGTGCGTTACGCGGAGGCGGCGGCCGAGCATCTGTTCGCGGTGGCCTCGGGCCTGGATTCGATGGTGGTCGGCGAGCAGCAGATCCTCAGCCAGATCCGCGCCGCCTACTCCGCCTCGGACGCCCAGCAGGCGTCCGGGCGCACCCTGCACGAGCTGGCCCAGCACGCGCTGCGGGTCGGCAAGCGGGTGCACTCCGAGACCGGGATCGATCGCGCGGGCGCGTCGGTGGTGTCGGTGGCGCTGGATCGGGCGCGCGCGGTGCAGGGTCCGCTGGCCGGGCGCACCGCGCTGGTGCTGGGCGCGGGCGCGATGGGCGGGCTCGCGGTGGCGCAGCTGGCGCGCGGCGGGGCGGCGAAGATCCTGGTGGTCAACAGAACCCTGGAAAAGGCGCAGCGCCTGGCCAATACGGCGACCACCATGCACGGTGTCGACGCCGAGGCCATCGAGATCGACCGCTTGGACGAGGCCATGGTCGCCGCGGACGTGGTGGTCACCTGTACCGGCGCGGTCGGCACCGTGGTGACCCTCGCGGACGTGCATCACGCGCTGTCGGCCAAGGCCGGAACCGCAAGCGCCGGACGCGAACTGGTGATCTGCGATCTGGGTCTGCCCCGCGACGTGGATCACGCGGTGGCGGGGCTGCCGGGCGTGACCGTCATCGACATGGAGACGCTGCAGCGCGATCCGTCGGCCGGCGCGGCCGCCGACGACACCGCCGCCGCGCGCACCATCGTGGCCGACGAACTCGCCAAATACCTTGCCGGACAGCGCATGGCCGAGGTCACCCCGACCGTGGCCGCGCTGCGCCAGATGGCCGCCGATGTGGTCGAGGCTGAGCTGCTACGCCTGGATTCCCGACTACCCGGCCTGGAATCGGGGGATCGCGAGGAGGTCGCCCGGACGGTGCGCCGGGTGGTCGACAAGCTGCTGCACGCGCCGACCGTGCGCGTCAAACAGCTGGCCTCCACTCCCGGCGGCGACAGCTACGCCGAGGCGTTGCGCGAACTGTTCGAGCTCAAACCCGGTGCGGCACAAGCGGTCGCCGCGCCGATGGAGATCTCCGCCCTGCAGGGCGAACTGGCCGACGATTTCACCGCCGCCCATCCGGGTGACGAACCGGGGGTGACCGCATGA
- the hemC gene encoding hydroxymethylbilane synthase: MTGAMVHENETTVRGTAEAPWRIGTRGSLLALTQAGHVRDALIANGQQAELVIVKTAGDQNATDPVSKIGVGVFTAALREELAAGSVDIAVHSYKDLPTAQDPLFDIAAIPARQDPRDALVARDGLVLGELPPGARVGTSAPRRSAQLKALGLGLEIVPLRGNLDTRISKVVNGDLDAVVVARAGLARIDRLDAVTESLEPVQMLPAPAQGALAVECRSTDTELVTILSALDDPGTRAAITAERALLAELEAGCTAPIGALAEVVESLDDDGRVVEELSLRGCAAAIDGSDVIRASVVGPVAQAEELGRALARELLELGARELLSATADSAELTDDSNPSPMENKR; the protein is encoded by the coding sequence ATGACCGGAGCTATGGTGCACGAGAACGAGACAACCGTCCGCGGAACAGCGGAGGCGCCGTGGCGCATCGGCACCCGCGGGAGTCTGCTGGCCCTCACCCAGGCCGGGCACGTGCGGGACGCCCTGATCGCCAACGGTCAGCAGGCCGAGCTGGTCATCGTGAAGACCGCGGGTGATCAGAACGCCACCGATCCGGTGTCGAAGATCGGGGTCGGGGTCTTCACCGCCGCGCTGCGCGAGGAATTGGCCGCGGGCAGCGTCGATATCGCGGTGCACTCGTACAAGGATCTGCCGACCGCGCAGGACCCGCTGTTCGACATCGCGGCGATTCCGGCCCGCCAGGATCCGCGGGACGCGCTGGTCGCGCGGGACGGCCTGGTGCTGGGCGAGCTGCCGCCGGGGGCGCGCGTGGGCACGTCCGCGCCGCGGCGTTCCGCGCAGTTGAAGGCGCTGGGTCTCGGCCTCGAGATCGTGCCGCTGCGCGGCAATCTCGACACCCGGATTTCCAAGGTCGTCAACGGTGACCTGGATGCCGTCGTGGTGGCGCGGGCGGGGCTGGCCCGCATCGACCGCCTCGATGCCGTCACCGAATCGCTCGAACCGGTGCAGATGCTGCCCGCCCCGGCGCAGGGCGCGCTGGCGGTCGAATGCCGCAGCACCGATACCGAACTCGTGACCATCCTGTCCGCTCTCGACGATCCCGGCACCCGTGCCGCGATCACCGCGGAGCGGGCGTTGCTGGCCGAACTGGAGGCCGGCTGTACCGCGCCGATCGGTGCGCTGGCCGAGGTCGTCGAATCGCTCGACGACGACGGCCGGGTGGTGGAGGAGTTGTCGCTGCGCGGTTGCGCGGCGGCGATCGACGGCTCGGATGTGATCCGGGCTTCAGTGGTCGGCCCAGTGGCGCAAGCCGAGGAACTGGGTCGCGCACTGGCGCGCGAGCTCTTGGAGCTGGGGGCGCGCGAACTGCTCAGCGCCACAGCGGATTCCGCTGAGCTCACCGACGACAGCAATCCCAGCCCAATGGAGAACAAGCGATGA
- a CDS encoding uroporphyrinogen-III synthase, with translation MSRVTKKNPGRILFVGSGPGDPALLTVRAREVIGRATLAFTDPDVDKGVLALIGTAVQENADGTRPVDVRPALGDAAEVAKTLIAEARNGFDVVRLVSGDPMTTDSVIQEINAVTRSHLNFEVLPGLSAGTTVPAYAGIEIGSSHTEVDVRGEVDWAAVAAAPGPLVLHATSGHLAETASALVEHGMAPQTPVAVTVRGTTRQQRTIDATLATLNNAASELVGPLVVTVGKEVDKRAKTSWWESRALYGWTVLVPRTKEQAGEMSEKLVMHGAIPMEVPTIAVEPPRSPAQMERAVKGLVDGRYQWVVFTSTNAVRAVWEKFGEFGLDARAFSGVKIACVGEATAEKVRSFGINPELVPSGEQSSEGLLADFPPYDDVFDPVNRVLLPRADIATETLAEGLRDRGWEIDDVTAYRTVRASPPPAETREMIKTGGFDAVLFTSSSTVRNLVGIAGKPHARTIVACIGPKTAETAIEFGLRVDVQPEVAQVGPLVEALAEHAAHLRAEGLLPPPRKKSRRSR, from the coding sequence GTGAGCCGAGTGACGAAGAAGAATCCAGGCCGGATCCTTTTCGTGGGGTCAGGCCCCGGTGACCCGGCGCTGCTCACCGTGCGTGCCCGGGAAGTGATCGGCCGGGCGACGCTGGCGTTCACCGATCCCGATGTCGACAAGGGCGTGCTCGCCCTGATCGGCACCGCGGTGCAGGAGAACGCGGACGGCACCCGCCCGGTGGACGTGCGGCCCGCGCTGGGCGACGCCGCCGAGGTCGCCAAGACGCTGATCGCCGAGGCGCGCAATGGTTTCGACGTGGTGCGCCTGGTGTCCGGCGATCCGATGACCACCGATTCGGTGATCCAGGAGATCAACGCCGTCACCCGCTCGCATCTGAACTTCGAGGTGCTGCCGGGCCTTTCGGCGGGCACCACGGTGCCGGCCTACGCGGGCATCGAGATCGGTTCCAGCCACACCGAGGTGGATGTGCGCGGCGAGGTGGACTGGGCGGCCGTGGCGGCCGCGCCGGGTCCGCTGGTGCTGCACGCCACCTCCGGGCATCTGGCCGAGACCGCGTCCGCGCTGGTGGAACACGGGATGGCGCCGCAGACGCCGGTCGCGGTGACCGTGCGCGGCACCACCCGGCAGCAGCGCACCATCGACGCCACGCTGGCCACGCTGAACAACGCCGCTTCCGAACTGGTCGGCCCGCTGGTGGTCACGGTCGGCAAGGAAGTGGACAAGCGCGCCAAGACGTCCTGGTGGGAGTCGCGCGCGCTCTACGGCTGGACGGTCCTGGTGCCCCGCACCAAGGAGCAGGCCGGTGAGATGAGCGAGAAGCTCGTCATGCACGGCGCGATCCCGATGGAGGTGCCGACCATCGCGGTCGAGCCGCCGCGCAGCCCCGCGCAGATGGAGCGCGCGGTCAAGGGCCTGGTCGACGGCCGCTACCAGTGGGTGGTGTTCACCTCCACCAACGCGGTGCGCGCGGTGTGGGAGAAGTTCGGCGAATTCGGTTTGGACGCACGGGCTTTCAGCGGCGTGAAGATCGCCTGCGTCGGCGAGGCCACCGCGGAGAAGGTGCGCTCGTTCGGCATCAATCCGGAACTGGTGCCGTCGGGTGAGCAGTCCTCCGAGGGCCTGCTGGCCGACTTCCCGCCCTACGACGACGTTTTCGACCCGGTCAACCGGGTGCTGCTGCCGCGCGCGGACATCGCCACCGAGACCCTCGCCGAGGGGCTGCGCGACCGCGGCTGGGAGATCGACGACGTCACCGCCTACCGCACCGTGCGCGCGTCCCCGCCGCCCGCGGAGACCCGCGAGATGATCAAGACCGGCGGTTTCGACGCGGTCCTGTTCACCTCGTCCTCCACCGTGCGCAACCTGGTCGGCATCGCCGGCAAGCCGCACGCCCGCACCATCGTGGCGTGCATCGGCCCCAAAACCGCCGAGACCGCCATCGAATTCGGCCTGCGGGTGGACGTTCAGCCCGAGGTGGCCCAGGTCGGCCCGCTGGTCGAGGCACTCGCCGAGCACGCCGCCCACCTGCGCGCCGAGGGCCTGCTGCCCCCGCCGCGCAAGAAGAGCCGCCGCAGCCGCTAA